The window gaggaggaaggcgttGAAGTGGATGGCCCCCAGCCACAGCGCCAGCGCAACCGTGGTGCGCACCGGCGGCTGCGCCGTCCCCCGGAACACCGTGGTCCCGTCGtccgccatcaccgccgcctcgccggcgccggcaccgccgccgccgtaccgcACTTCACCATTCCCCgcccccatccgccgccgccgctggcgacgAGAGAGACGTCGCGTCTCGCGTCGAGGGATGCTTCTAGTATTGTCCGCCTCTCTCTCGCGTCGCGGGCGATTTCGATGCGTCGTCGCGTCGTCTCCGCTGTGGCTCGCGGGCTTGACCTGTCAGTGCCCCACGCTGCCAACTTATAGCCGGCgcggctgacaggtgggccatcCCTTGGAATAAGGGAGATGAGATGGAGTAGATGGGATGGTTGTGCTGTGCGTGCGCCCGACGACGAACCCGTTCGTGCGGATCAGCGCGAATCGGCGAGGTAAGCTGGACGCAGGGTTTTCGGAATAAGTTTGCCGATAAATTTTAGTACCAAAATGATTGCGTTttgattaattttattttttattttggattCGAACGGCTGGCTAACCGAGTGATTTCTCAGTGCAAACCGGGACcggctgttgctgttgctgttgctgtgaTTACCGTGATTTATCTCGCTGTTGCTGTTGCCGCTATTGATTAGCTCAGCAGCTGACTCGCAAGATGCGGACATGACTAGACGGGAtcgtgtttttttaaaagaaacggGATCGGATCAGGAAAGCGACCCGCGGTGTTCTTTTGTGTTGGAAATGAAAATATTGTtggaaatgaaaataaaaatgaaaattaaatattttacgTTAAATAAGATGGTATTAAtgtataattaaaaaatatttatctaatattttagaataactttCGTAAGAAATATATTGTTTGgtagtttaaaaaatatgtcacAATGATAAAAATTTTCATCCACTACTCGTAGCAGAAAAAAAGGGGCGTCCCACGCCCGTACTCAGACCGGCTGGTTTTGCAGCATTCGGCGGCGTCACAACTCACATATGAAGGTCTGAACTTTGCGGTTACCGAGTACGCAGCCAACGGTGACGTCACTGTGACTGCGGGACGCCCTGTGATttatggccgagtttagtttctaacttttttaaaaaatttctaatttttttatcacatcaaaactttcctacacacataaacttctaacttttttttcaaactttaaattttaacgtgaaactaaacacaacctatgcCAATATGCCATGTAGCGGCTACTGTAGCAATCGATACCGTGCAATGCTGTCGCATTGATTGCTCGGCTAGATCAGATGGCTGTGGCCGGCACATGCATGGATGGCCGGCTAGGGGAGGAATGCAGATTTTCTCGCACAAAGGTCCACACAACTGTCTCGTAAAAATGGATCATGGGCAAACAGATGGTAGATTTGTAGTACCACTTGTACTAAATCTAGGCGTCCAGCGCGCAATGCTGTTCGATTGGGTAAATTTAAGCCTTTAGAATTGCAGGTTATATATGATCATAGCCAGGGTTAGGTGGGGAAAAAAAACTGTCACAACCAACAAGCTGTTAAACCGTGTTAAACTCCCCCCGGTTTGAAGAACTTCAAGAATTCCACCCATCGAAAATGACCTATACCTAATCCTTCTATGGGTATTAACGCCAATGATTGTTGTACACTTGCACGTAGGATGTCTGTACTAGAGCTATGACGGTACTTTAATAAATAGGAGTATTATGGAAATATGGGCAGTCCTTCCGGCTGCACGCTGCGAACTAAAGTACTAAACTTCCTGAATGCTCGTCACACAAATGAGGAAAAGGACTTGTGGAGTTCAGAAGGTAGCAAGAGTGTGACACAGTAATACTATTATGTTCAGCTGGACTGCCTGGACCTGGACACAATAATACTATGTTCAGCTGGCTGATGGAAGGGAATTCTTGAAGATTCAACCAAGAGGAAGAAAAATGGGTAAAAACAGAgcgggcttgtttggtttagtaCCCTACCAATATATTGTTAGTGCCAAACTCTAGGCAAGTTAAATGAGTGTCTTTGGATTGATGCCAATTGagagccaaattttaaattgtggTGAAGAACATTCTAGAATTGTGCTAAATTGAGTATAggcattaccaaatatttggctttaaaccaaatcatcacatttacTATTTAAACTACCAAAACATTGGTATGGCAATATTTTGATATCAAACCAAAACGGCGCAGCTTTACCAACAAGAACCTCATCTTGGAACAAAAATTAATATTTCGTTAATTCGGTTCAAAGGTTCAAAACTGAGTGACAGGTCCTCTCCTTTCCCTCAACAATTTGATGGGCTAACCAGCGTGGGTTTGAGGACTtactcattttatttatttgatagGAAAAAATGATATTAggtaattttttaatatttgcatTTTTAACCTGCTCTATGTTTTACCATTCCAAGGATTATCAAATGGTCATTTGCCAACGTATCTCGAGAACAGTAGGGATTCGCCATCGGGAAAGAAAATAACGTTTCTCCAACAAAAAAGAATTGGCCTGTTCGGTAGCTCTAATTGGCAGCCAGCTGCTACAGTGAAATTTATAGAAGATCAATGGTAGCAGCTGCACAGCCGCTGTATAGGGCTGCCGAACAGACCCAATACTATCGGTTATCAGCGATCAGGGACTCTAGAAATTTCCTTTTTGGCCTTTCGGCTTACGCAGCGAATGGGGTCCCGGCCAAACCTTGCGGCCGGAGCTTTGCCTCCTGATCCTCCACACCAGCGCTCTTCCGATCCACGCAGTTGGCCTCACGAGTTATGTACCATCAGCCATTACTCCTCCAGTGCAACCCTCTCGAAGGAGGGAAGAAAAACACAAACTGTAATTTTTTgcctaccaaaatttggtttATTTAAGAACATCGCTGTCTGAACAATTATTATTCCAGTCCAACCAAACACATCAATAGCAGACTCACGCTACCGGCTCAAAAATGGCAAAACTCTCCAAAGAAAAAACACGAAAAAGAAAGCCGTGGGGTTGCAACATCACTGTTTCtaaccccacatgtcagatgACACAAGCGAATGTGGATTTAGTAATCCATTTGACTCAGAGTGGGGTTCCCTGGCCAGTGGAAGACGATGTCATGATCGCCAATGTCTCGGTCACAGATGACATAGCGCTCAGCGCTGCCTTGAGAACATCCTGCGAGCACCCAGGCTTCACGATGCTTTTCACCTGCGCAGCAACAACAGTTAGAATAGACACCAACATGTGCCATTTGTCCACAGGAATTCAGATTGTTCGATACGAAGATCGATCAATTATTGGGATTATGGAAAGTACCTTCTCCAAGTATTCCTGGAGTTTCTTGATCCTGCCCATATAGTCTTGATCTTCCACGCACAGTGAAATAGGCTTTGAATCAGCACCTGCTCCTTCGAATTGGAGTGGTCCTGGGTTTCTGTAGATGTCGTCGATTAAGAAGCTGGTAGAATTGTTCCTCAATAGCCTGTAAACACAAGTTTGTTATTGTCAATGAGATTATGCATCTTCTTTAGACCAATGACAGCAACTGTACAGCGATCGAATATAAGATGGGATTAATAGATTGTGTACACACTTACTCGAATGCTTTGCCTTTCAAGTCGACAGTAGCCATATGGACAGCAGGTTTCCCTATTTGAGTAGCCGCAGGACCACGTGACCATCTCTTCACGGTCATCATAGACTAAAGGGAAAAGAATTGTGGGTTAGGTGTTCCCTTCATTCATATCATACTCATCTAATTTTGCCAAAAGGGGGTGCACAGTAGTAATCTCACCGAAATCGGAGCCGCACCACATCGCCATTTGTTCGCAGGACTCTTAAGATTTGTCACAGTAGCCATGTAACCATTCAAACCAGCAGCTAAGATGTGGTAGCACACGTGCCCAAGAACCTGAAGCCAAACAACATACATATAATTAATCAACAGCAAAATAAAATTgctttgtccaagtagaaagGTGAGCTGAAACTTGCATAGGCGTAATCGCAGTCAAACTTTGAAGGCAGTGAACCCCTAGCTTGGTAGCCAAAAAAGTGACAGATCGCATTGAATTTCTTTCCTTTGTAAGTGCCTTCCTTCTGCAGAGATACCAAGAACATCATGAgccaatataaatattactcaCTCCACATGTAGACTGAGACATCAGTAATGCCTCAGAACCAAGAGACAGTTACAAGAAAGGCTGCAGAAAGCATACCATACGCCTGTTCATTTCATCCTCAACTAATTGGGCCAAAAGTTTTTCGGTTTCAATCTGCACCGGTAACCATGTGGAGGTTGTAATCAGACATAATGAAATGAAACAAAAAAAGCATACGCAAATGACTGAAAGTATTGCTGCATATACTATAATATACCTGAGAAAGTTGAGCTGAGTCATCAGATTCAGGATGGAGAAGCAGCTGCATCAGAAAACAACAATGCAATATCAGAGACCTGATGAGAGTTATGAATGTCCAAGAGTTGATAGATGAGTATCAGACAATACACACCTGCTTCCTAATAAATGGGGGCAAAAACTCAAATAGTGCAGATGCCCAAGGTGAAAGCTGTGAGGAGATATTCTCCATGGAAACACCTTTGCCGTGAAGCCCATGAATTTCCTACAATTACATAGATGCCACTTAGAAATGTTGTAAATGAATAGCCATATGGCATGTACAAACTTACCTGAAGCAAAGCATATAATTCAGGAATACTCTCCACGAGTCCCTCCGGAATAAGTACAACTCCGTGATACTTATCTGTGCAACAAATATAAGGTTAAGTAAATTCATAAATTTTCACAAAATGGCATTTCATTGGTGAAAGCAAGGTTACATGAGCATATCACAATAGAAGGCCCCTACCCTTCTCAGCCCTTGCCTGAACTGCATCACATATCTGCTTCGTGATATCAAAGATGGTAAGTTTTGATGCAGCAACCTCCTCACCTAGGATAACCTGAACATATGATACAGGTTCAAACAAATGCAAGAAGAATTTGCAGCAACTCAggaagcataagcgaaaagttGAAAAGTCCAAACCATATTCGGATGTGATTGAAGAGCACACTCCAATGCCACATGAGAAGCCTTCCGCCCCATCATGCGAATAAAGTAGTAATACTGCCAGAAAGAATACAACCACAAGGCATATAAAATTGTTACTTTTGTAATGTGAATTTGTAAACAGGAAGGCTCAGCAGGCCTTGCTGGAAAAGTATGTCTACTGAATAACCACGCTGAGAGAAATACTGAAGAACAAATGGACCATGGAACCCCAAGAAAAAGGATAATTCAGTTGTCTAATGGACCTAGGCGAATTTGCATTGTTATCAATCAGTATTGGCATCCTTTATTGCCTATACAAAGATTGTGTACACCTGTGTGTGAAGTGTGAACCTCCCACATAGGCCGAATTAAGGAGTGAACCGCAAATTATAGCCCGTGTTCTATATTTGTTTAGCTCTTTCTGTACTGGGACTTAACAGTATCAATTCAGAGTTTTTTTTACTGTCTCAATTCAATTTGATTATttaattctgagaaaaaaataaaggaattgACCATAGCTAAATAGTATCACAGACACGAAAGTACATCCAACTAAAGAAGAAGCGGATCAACCATATTAGATATTACCTTCTCAGCCGAAAGAGCATCGGTGCATACATTGCTTATAAGTTGTGAGTTCACCTGttataataataaataagttcaacaataaataaaaattgcAAAGTGGTAAATTAAATGCGTAGTATTTTTGAATGGGCAACTTGGAAAGTTATCCATAGCACAAAAAACACACTTTCGCATACATAAACAACCTCAATTGACAAAACCAAACATGCCTAACAGGTCAGTTATGCATCATATAGAGGTAATGGAAGGACAGTAAAGGTAAATGGAGCCCCAGCATAGTAATGTAAAGCTACCTTGCATATGGTATCAAAACCAACGGTTGTCTCAACAAACTGATTCTTAAGGTCCCCATTCAAAGTTACAGGAACACCTACAACCTGTTCAATAATAAATTGTGTCATGCCATTTACAGGCAAGTAAAACATACACTTGCAATGGAAATAGGGAATCAGGAACCAAGGCACGGACTGCAACAAGAAAAGGGAATTATGATATACCTTCGTTGCACACTTAGCCTCAGCAAAAGTCTCAGCAAGTTGAGCAGCATCCGTATTGGATGTAACACCTTCAGAAACCAGAAATTAAACAGATGttaggattaaaaaaaatatacacaatGTAGCTATTTAGTAGACTAATGCCACAAAGCCTACCTCCAATGATTACTAAAGCATCCAACTTCAAAGCCTGACAACTAGCCATGGCACCATTGACCTGCTCTGTTGTTCTAATTTGATCCTTTGTCCGGCCAAGCATATCATAACCACCTTGGTTTTTATATGAAGAAAGAACTTCGTCGGTGATCTCCAAAGTTTTCTGTGCGAGAAGACCATCACTTCCACCTGTTTCAACAAAAGAACGAAATAAACACAAACATAAGAAACAGTTAAAGAAAATCTGTAAGCATTAGCTCCAAGTGTTAGACATGTTCAGAAAAGCAGGCATGAGAGACAGAAGCCCGCCTTGGGGGGATTCATGCACAGGATGCCAATCACAAAATTAACACATTTGATTTGGATTAGACACTTAAGAAAGATAGGTACTCTGTCCAAGATCTTGTAGCAAAGCATcactgattgtttttttttttttagtataGGTATGTCACTGTGTTGTTAATTTCATTAAGTGGACCTAGCAAAGTTCGGTTGAAGAGCTTTAGATGTCACTACTTATGTGACAAAAATACTAAATGATGTATTGATGCTATACAGTTGTGATCACCTGCTAAGGTaatgaaaacaaataaaatataacaaaaatgcTGAGTTAATTCAAATTAAAACACTGGTGGCTGCTAGGGGAAGTCGACAACACATAGTGTGCTAAGTAGCTTGTGAAGCTATTTAAGCAAACGCTGAAAGTCTGATTGGACGCAACAAGCAGACATGAGAACAAAGGGAACGAACTATTAATACATTCATAGTTGCATATCAAAGGACTCACCAAGAAAACCAATAAGTTTGCTGTTTGGGTTGTGAGCCTTAATTGCCTCATGGAGTCCCCAGATGACATTATGGCCTCCCGGGGACTGCCTTCCGCAGAAAACAACACCAACCCTgcatccaaaacaaaacaatcaGATGTCTTATATGTGCAGGCAGTGAGAGGCGAAGACAAATAATTTGATGTAATTTCTCTCCAGCATTCTCTTATAATTTGACAAATACTTTACTACTAGTatttggtttctttttttcaaaacagTTTCTTGTCTTGCAGCAGATGGCATATcaagtaaaaaaattgaatatcacaagtaaaaaatacatatatacctGACAACAGGATGCTCTGATATGACAGTAGCATCGGGGACATTAGCCGTCTTCCGGAGAAAATGGGCCAGGGGCTGCCCGTATGTGTGGGGGAACGCGTGGCTGATCACATGAGCGCCTGCAGGATCAGCAGCAATTGCAGCGTCACCATACTCCACTCTCACAGTGGTGCCCTGATTTACATGGAGTGAAGAAATTCAGAGCGTGAATTCACAAAATCATTCATCCACCACCAATCACACGCACGCGAGAAAATCATTCGCAAAATTATCATGAATTCATCCGATCCAGCCACCAGTCAAACAGCATAACTAAACAGGAGAAAGTCTTACGATTTGATAGCGATTCATGGGTCACCACAAAAGTAAACAACACAACACAGGACCGTGAAAGCTAGTCCAAAAAGAAAAGTCCATGGTTGCTGTAGACGAATCAATCCATCTACTGTTTATTCCAAGTTGCTACGCTCCACTACTAAACTCATAAATAAAACAGCAACACGACAATACCAACACGGCAAAACGagctttcaaaaaaaaaaattcccccgCGCACGCAGCCTCCCGCAAGCCAGGCACGCCGGTTGGATCTACTAGTACATTGCTAGACAGAGCCCTGCACCTCGCAGGCGAGGTCCAGCACGATTCAGATCCAATCTGGTTCCCCGAAAACGAGTGACAGACTGACAGCTGATACACGTAAACCTATGGCCTAAGACCCCCGAGAAATCAAATCGGAAGCAGACGAACAGTATACACGACCAGCGCCGGTGAGATGGACTGATCCGGACGCCGGAGCGGCGCGGGATCTGGCGCCGCGCGGTCCGGAAGCACACAGATCTAGGGCCGGGAAGCCGCGCCAGGGACCGCAATGTCGCACGCAGGGGAAGGAGGATTAGCGGCAATGGGTGGGTGCGGACCTGGAGGCAGGGGGGCAGCTCGGGCTGGTAGAGCGCGCGCTTCTTCTGCACCTCCGAGAGCTCGCGCGGCACGCCGTAGTCGGAGTCCATCGCCGGTGAcgcagcgcggcgcggcgcggcgctccgATTCGTTCTGTGCTGGTAGCTTGGGGGGGTGGGCTCGGGGCTTGGTGACTGGCGGCGACTAGCGGGGACGATGTGCCGGGGGTGCGGGAGGATTTTTGTTATATagtcggaggcggaggaggcggctccTCCCACAAGTCGGCACCgcacgctgccgctgccgcgatGCCGATGCGGTCGCGTCGGGTCCCTGCCGTTTGGCGAATTGCGAATCGGGCCCACCACCGGATTTGTTTCACTACTAATTGATGGGCCCTGGGAGTTGGGCCGTAGGATCGCAGTTACAAGTGGGCTCAGTTACTGGAGCTATTAGGGATGTGTTCTTTTGCCGGCTTTCTCAACTCACATTCCTCGTTTTTTCACATCTCGAACGTATTGccttttgtaaaaagtttatatatgaaatttactttaaaaaatcatattaattaatttctcataaaaaataaataagctaatacttaattaatcatacgctacaATTCGTTCCATTTGTGTGCAAGGGATTAGTTCCCAACTCATTCCAACGAACGCAACCTCGCATTCTCATCTTTTCGATTAtacttatcaaccaaaatttaaatttttcaaccttaaatttgaagttgattttgggaatttttcatcatagtttattttccagcctttgcttttggattgttgaaaacatgtatataaaagttttattcacaattattttttatttgcaaatatgccgttccGTTTTTTCCTCAAGtatgccaaacgatggggctgcCCTTGATTTCAAGGGGTTTTAGTTTGGTATTTTTATCGCTATTATTTATCAAAAGCAAAAGAAGTCTATCAAATCAACCCACCCAATAGCATTGGAA of the Oryza sativa Japonica Group chromosome 2, ASM3414082v1 genome contains:
- the LOC4330512 gene encoding pyrophosphate--fructose 6-phosphate 1-phosphotransferase subunit alpha — translated: MDSDYGVPRELSEVQKKRALYQPELPPCLQGTTVRVEYGDAAIAADPAGAHVISHAFPHTYGQPLAHFLRKTANVPDATVISEHPVVRVGVVFCGRQSPGGHNVIWGLHEAIKAHNPNSKLIGFLGGSDGLLAQKTLEITDEVLSSYKNQGGYDMLGRTKDQIRTTEQVNGAMASCQALKLDALVIIGGVTSNTDAAQLAETFAEAKCATKVVGVPVTLNGDLKNQFVETTVGFDTICKVNSQLISNVCTDALSAEKYYYFIRMMGRKASHVALECALQSHPNMVILGEEVAASKLTIFDITKQICDAVQARAEKDKYHGVVLIPEGLVESIPELYALLQEIHGLHGKGVSMENISSQLSPWASALFEFLPPFIRKQLLLHPESDDSAQLSQIETEKLLAQLVEDEMNRRMKEGTYKGKKFNAICHFFGYQARGSLPSKFDCDYAYVLGHVCYHILAAGLNGYMATVTNLKSPANKWRCGAAPISSMMTVKRWSRGPAATQIGKPAVHMATVDLKGKAFELLRNNSTSFLIDDIYRNPGPLQFEGAGADSKPISLCVEDQDYMGRIKKLQEYLEKVKSIVKPGCSQDVLKAALSAMSSVTETLAIMTSSSTGQGTPL